Genomic segment of Panicum virgatum strain AP13 chromosome 2K, P.virgatum_v5, whole genome shotgun sequence:
ACCGTGCTCGTTGCCCTCGCCCTCCTAGCTCTCGCCGTGAGTGTGACCTCCACGCACACGTGCGGGCAGGCGCCGCACCAGCAGGCGGCGCCGCCACTGCACCAGTGCCCGTGCCAGCaccagcagtcgcagcagcagcCGTACCCGCAGCTGCCGATGCTGACCCAGTGCGGCGAGCTGCTGAGGCAGCAGTGCAGCCCGATGGCGACGCCCTACTGCACGCCGCAGTGCCAGATGCTGCGGCAGCAGTGCTGCCAGCAGCTCAGGCAGGTGGACCCGCAGCACCAGTACCATGCCGTCTACACCATGGTGCTCCAGatggtgcagcagcagcagccgccgccgtacGGTGGGGTCCATGGCCCTCAGGGCcaggcggcgatggtggcggcgcaggttgcgcAGCAGCTGACGGCGACCTGCGGCATGCACCAGCAGCCTCCCTGCGCCGcctgcggcgccgccgctggcggtgTGCCTTACTGAATGAACTAATGTAAGATGTGGCCGCTGGCTAGCTAGCTATGAGGGAATAAAGTGTCATCACGCATCACCATGTGTGAGGCAATGACATGAATAATCGGGGAAAATATATAATTCCTTACATGTCAACGAGATCTCTCTTGTTAACAATAAAGTGTTTTCGGATCATGTATCAGTGTGACAACGAGTATTCACAATGCCTATGTGTTGGCGCATCCAGATTTGGATCACCAACGGCGCAAAATTGACAGAAATGAGAAAGAGGAGTAAAGGAAAGGAGGGGGAAGAAACAGGAGGCCACGCTTCGGTTGTTGCTAACCCATGATGATGTCCTAAATCCTAATTTGGACCGAATGTCAAGAGGCACGATGACAACGAGCCAAGTTGAAATCctatttcaaatttttctggAGCGCCCGATTTCTTCGCATAATGACCAAAAGATTGGCAAGTACATTGCTACAAATATGCGGTCTTATAATAAAGTCCATGTAGAATTTTTGATTAGGTGGCAGAGAGGGGGGCGAACAAGATGGTTGTTTCGCGATACAACTATCTCATAGGCTAAAATTTAGGACTATAAAACTACTTTTCTCACCATTGTACAAGTTGTTGCCATGCAACTCACAATATTTTCTTTTCCAATGCACACATTATGGAATTATGCAATACTATGAGACACCTTATAAGAGTAAGGTTAATAATACAACCACCTGCTAGCTGTAAGGATCCTTACAGCCTATCTTTCAGGCCACTCGTCACCATTAATATAATATCCACATGTCTCTCTCACAAACTTTCTCGGTTTCTATGTCAAAACCGGCTAAACTTGCAGCATGTTTCTCctttctctcctctcctcttttCCAACTCATCATTTAGCTTTCTTGCAGCCtattataatacttgctctaagacAACATATTGTATTTATTATCTTTTACATCATCTCAAGATGATATGGCAATACATGAGATCTTCTATTAAACTAGACCaatgtattttttttgaaaagtttgcGGGAGCACCGCTATGTCATTTAAGGAAGAGGAAGCAAGCGAGTTCTTACAAGCGTGATATTACATAAAATAGGAGAAACTCAATACTCATACAAATGGAAGACTTTCTTAAACATTTGCAAATGGTAACTCCGGCCTAC
This window contains:
- the LOC120679576 gene encoding glutelin-2-like, translated to MKTVLVALALLALAVSVTSTHTCGQAPHQQAAPPLHQCPCQHQQSQQQPYPQLPMLTQCGELLRQQCSPMATPYCTPQCQMLRQQCCQQLRQVDPQHQYHAVYTMVLQMVQQQQPPPYGGVHGPQGQAAMVAAQVAQQLTATCGMHQQPPCAACGAAAGGVPY